In a genomic window of Holophagaceae bacterium:
- a CDS encoding site-2 protease family protein: MTLSGVRLSETFSLPTVLVTYVALLFALSVHEASHATMAYYLGDDTAKRMGRMTLNPIAHMDLLGTLILPLLGMLTGWRVLGWAKPVPVDPRNLTRHMRARVGMAAVAAAGPLSNLLQSLIFIPILAILIRNLPGAVEAERMKIFQAAMFLPVDAFTGGSLSNLQVFGLTLLGRLVIINVALALFNLLPVGPLDGSNIIRGFLPVEWLSKYDRAQPAISIALLVMFLFGFIGIILGPLFFLAETFYLNPTARFFLGV; this comes from the coding sequence ATGACACTGTCTGGAGTCAGATTGTCTGAAACATTTTCGCTGCCCACGGTCCTCGTCACCTATGTCGCGCTGCTCTTCGCCCTGAGCGTCCACGAGGCCTCCCACGCCACCATGGCCTACTACCTGGGGGACGATACCGCCAAGCGGATGGGCCGGATGACCTTGAATCCGATCGCCCACATGGACCTTCTTGGCACCCTCATCCTTCCGCTGTTGGGTATGCTCACGGGCTGGCGGGTGCTGGGCTGGGCCAAGCCCGTTCCTGTCGACCCCAGGAACCTGACACGCCACATGCGGGCCAGGGTGGGCATGGCCGCAGTCGCGGCCGCCGGGCCTCTGTCCAACTTATTGCAGTCCCTCATCTTCATCCCGATTCTCGCGATCCTGATCCGGAACCTTCCCGGTGCGGTCGAGGCAGAGCGCATGAAGATATTCCAGGCGGCCATGTTCCTGCCCGTGGATGCCTTCACCGGTGGCAGCCTCAGCAATCTTCAGGTGTTCGGCCTGACCCTCCTGGGCCGCCTCGTGATCATCAACGTGGCTTTGGCCCTCTTCAACCTGCTGCCGGTCGGACCCCTGGATGGTTCCAACATCATCCGCGGGTTTCTGCCGGTGGAGTGGCTGTCCAAGTACGATCGGGCTCAGCCTGCCATCTCCATCGCCCTCCTGGTGATGTTCCTGTTCGGGTTCATCGGCATCATCCTGGGGCCGCTCTTCTTCCTGGCCGAAACCTTCTATCTGAATCCAACTGCCCGGTTTTTCCTCGGAGTTTGA
- the trpS gene encoding tryptophan--tRNA ligase, which produces MQRVLSGIQPSGSQHIGHLVGALDNFEKLQHGNEAFYMIVDWHALTSKYEAVEEIWPATEELTACFLATGLDPDKATIFIQSQVKEHAELHLLLSMITPLSWLERVPTYKEKLQNSVADLSSYGFLGYPLLMAADIILYKADKVPVGEDQLFHIELAREVLRRFNFMYRKEVFPEPAAVLTQTPKVPGLDGRKMSKSYANCIYLRDTDAEILEKCTRQMASDPARVKRTDPGNPEVCPVFEFHKLFSDDETVQLVNTECRRAGIGCFDCKKKVAEAMVRRIAPVREKIEDNLSRKDHLRDILRTGSAKARLVAQGTMAEVREAMQLPSL; this is translated from the coding sequence ATGCAGCGTGTCCTCTCCGGAATCCAGCCTTCCGGCTCCCAGCACATCGGCCACCTGGTCGGCGCGCTCGACAATTTCGAGAAGCTCCAGCACGGCAACGAAGCCTTCTACATGATCGTGGACTGGCATGCGCTCACGTCGAAGTACGAAGCCGTCGAAGAGATCTGGCCTGCCACCGAAGAGCTCACCGCCTGCTTCCTGGCCACAGGGCTGGATCCGGATAAGGCGACGATCTTCATCCAAAGCCAGGTGAAGGAGCACGCGGAACTGCACCTGCTGTTGAGCATGATCACGCCCCTCTCCTGGTTGGAGCGCGTACCGACCTACAAGGAGAAATTGCAGAATTCCGTGGCCGATCTCAGCAGCTACGGGTTTCTGGGTTATCCCCTGCTCATGGCGGCGGACATCATCCTCTACAAGGCCGACAAGGTGCCCGTGGGCGAGGATCAGCTCTTCCACATCGAGCTGGCGCGGGAGGTGCTGCGCCGCTTCAACTTCATGTACCGCAAGGAGGTCTTCCCAGAGCCCGCCGCCGTGCTCACCCAGACCCCCAAGGTGCCGGGCCTCGATGGCCGCAAGATGTCCAAGAGCTACGCCAATTGCATCTACCTGCGGGACACCGACGCCGAGATCCTGGAGAAGTGCACCCGCCAGATGGCCAGCGACCCTGCCCGGGTCAAGCGCACGGATCCAGGCAATCCGGAGGTCTGCCCGGTCTTCGAATTCCATAAGCTCTTCAGCGACGACGAGACGGTCCAGTTGGTCAACACAGAATGCCGCCGCGCAGGCATCGGCTGCTTTGATTGTAAAAAGAAGGTCGCCGAGGCCATGGTCCGCCGCATTGCCCCGGTGCGCGAAAAAATCGAAGACAACCTCTCCCGCAAGGACCACCTTCGCGACATCCTGCGCACCGGCAGCGCCAAGGCCCGCCTGGTGGCCCAGGGCACCATGGCCGAAGTGCGCGAAGCCATGCAGTTGCCCAGTCTGTGA
- a CDS encoding magnesium and cobalt transport protein CorA has protein sequence MSTVINSVAYRNGKRLADVPVPEISEAIKEPGTFVWLGLHESDPSVLSDIQEEFSLHDLAIEDARKAHQRSKIETYGDSLFIVIKTAQLKSGSAAGREDCTIEFGETHFFVGRNFLVSVRHGNAQGYADLRKRCEDKPDMLAKGPAFALYALMDFIVDNYQPIVERLTEEFDALEVDIFRGQFDQLSIERLYELKIKLLQLRQAVLPVEDICLQLMRLHPEIIHKDLRAYFRDIHDHVARTIETLDNLREMLTTAMTVNLALVTVRQNEVVKRLAGWGAILAVPTVVFSLYGMNFHEMPELKWHYAYPALLFSTLAVCGVFYRKLKNSGWL, from the coding sequence ATGTCCACCGTCATCAACAGCGTCGCCTACCGCAACGGCAAACGCCTCGCCGATGTGCCCGTGCCGGAAATCAGCGAGGCGATCAAGGAACCCGGCACCTTCGTCTGGCTCGGCCTGCACGAATCGGATCCCTCCGTCCTGTCGGACATCCAGGAGGAATTCTCGCTGCACGACCTCGCCATCGAGGACGCGCGGAAGGCGCACCAGCGGTCCAAGATCGAGACCTACGGCGATTCGCTCTTCATCGTCATCAAGACGGCGCAGTTGAAATCCGGCAGCGCCGCAGGCCGGGAGGATTGCACCATCGAATTCGGCGAGACGCATTTTTTCGTCGGCCGGAATTTCCTGGTGTCGGTGCGGCACGGCAACGCCCAGGGTTACGCGGACCTGCGGAAGCGCTGCGAGGATAAACCGGACATGCTGGCCAAAGGGCCCGCCTTCGCCCTGTACGCGCTGATGGACTTCATCGTCGACAACTACCAGCCGATCGTGGAGCGGCTGACCGAGGAGTTCGACGCGCTGGAAGTGGATATTTTCCGGGGCCAGTTCGACCAGCTTTCGATCGAACGCCTGTACGAGCTCAAAATAAAATTGCTGCAGCTGCGCCAGGCGGTGCTGCCGGTGGAGGACATCTGCCTGCAATTGATGCGCCTGCATCCGGAGATCATCCACAAGGACCTGCGCGCCTATTTCCGGGACATCCACGACCACGTGGCCCGCACCATCGAAACGCTGGACAACCTGCGTGAAATGCTGACCACCGCCATGACCGTCAATCTGGCCCTGGTGACGGTGCGGCAGAACGAGGTCGTGAAACGCCTGGCGGGCTGGGGCGCGATCCTCGCGGTGCCCACCGTGGTGTTCAGCCTCTACGGCATGAATTTCCACGAAATGCCCGAACTGAAATGGCATTACGCCTATCCGGCGCTGTTGTTCTCCACGCTGGCCGTGTGCGGCGTGTTCTACCGGAAGCTGAAGAATTCCGGCTGGCTGTGA
- a CDS encoding aminopeptidase, whose protein sequence is MNRKDRYAQPTQSGFRGGRRVLGAMRASALLLLAFLLPLACSGGGNTPDPIPPPPPTLEIDAALRATAGISGVTEVASTIGGTRFFRFTLAQPADHTTGGGPTFQQVVTLLYRSRTAPVVLATTGYSISQNPGQGEPTRILSANQITMEHRFFATSTPSPKDWSKLTIQQSAADEHQLVTALKPLFSGKWLNTGGSKGGMTALFHRRFYPDDVDATLAYVAPINLANGDTRYPPFIESRGSAATSLAIEAWQRAVLGKRAEVLTLFQADAASKGETFAFIGADKTLEFAVLESPFILWQYGYADLAAQVPPADASAQALYAYLDLVNRGVVYTWADSTLDYYQAYYQQCANQLGYPANKESHLAELLYPGQDVPAVYPPAGASKAYDGGASMQDIQAWLDTSAQRVILVYGENDPWTAGALAVPAAAQSRGVWKYLAPGGNHSSKLASLTPSDAAQAYALLGQWLGAPVAPQPATPLRSQDAVMDLMDSFVVRRPLR, encoded by the coding sequence ATGAACCGCAAGGATCGATACGCGCAGCCAACTCAATCGGGCTTCAGGGGCGGCCGCCGCGTCCTGGGGGCAATGCGGGCCTCCGCCTTGCTGCTCCTGGCTTTCCTGCTGCCGCTGGCCTGCAGCGGCGGGGGGAACACCCCGGATCCCATCCCGCCCCCGCCACCCACCCTGGAGATCGACGCGGCCCTGCGCGCCACCGCTGGGATTTCAGGCGTCACGGAGGTGGCCAGCACCATCGGCGGCACGCGGTTCTTTCGCTTCACGCTGGCCCAGCCCGCGGACCACACCACCGGCGGCGGTCCTACCTTCCAGCAGGTGGTCACCCTGCTCTACCGCTCCCGCACGGCGCCCGTGGTGCTCGCCACCACCGGCTACAGCATTTCCCAGAATCCCGGTCAAGGCGAACCCACGCGCATCCTCTCCGCCAACCAGATCACCATGGAGCACCGTTTCTTCGCCACATCGACGCCCTCGCCCAAGGACTGGTCCAAGCTCACCATCCAGCAATCCGCGGCGGACGAACACCAGCTCGTGACGGCCCTGAAGCCGCTCTTCAGCGGCAAGTGGCTGAACACCGGCGGCAGCAAGGGGGGCATGACCGCCCTCTTCCACCGCCGCTTCTACCCGGACGACGTGGACGCCACCCTGGCCTATGTCGCGCCCATCAACCTCGCCAACGGCGACACCCGCTACCCCCCGTTCATCGAATCCCGCGGCAGCGCCGCCACCAGCCTGGCCATCGAAGCCTGGCAGCGGGCCGTCCTCGGGAAGCGGGCCGAAGTGCTCACCCTGTTCCAGGCGGATGCGGCGTCCAAGGGCGAGACTTTCGCGTTCATCGGCGCCGACAAGACCCTTGAATTCGCAGTGCTGGAATCCCCCTTCATCCTCTGGCAGTACGGCTACGCGGATCTCGCGGCCCAGGTGCCCCCCGCCGATGCCTCCGCGCAGGCGCTCTATGCCTACCTGGACCTGGTCAACCGGGGCGTGGTGTACACCTGGGCCGACAGCACCCTGGACTACTACCAGGCCTACTACCAGCAGTGCGCGAACCAACTGGGCTATCCCGCCAACAAGGAGAGCCACCTCGCGGAGCTCTTGTATCCGGGCCAGGACGTGCCCGCGGTCTACCCGCCCGCGGGCGCCTCGAAGGCCTATGATGGCGGCGCGTCCATGCAGGACATCCAGGCATGGCTGGACACCTCCGCCCAGCGGGTGATCCTCGTCTACGGCGAGAACGATCCCTGGACCGCCGGCGCCCTGGCGGTTCCGGCCGCGGCCCAGTCCCGGGGCGTCTGGAAATACCTCGCTCCCGGCGGCAACCACAGCTCCAAGCTGGCTTCGCTCACGCCCTCCGATGCAGCGCAGGCCTATGCCCTGCTGGGCCAATGGCTCGGCGCCCCGGTCGCGCCCCAGCCCGCCACCCCGCTGCGTTCCCAAGATGCTGTGATGGACCTGATGGATAGCTTCGTGGTTAGGAGGCCGCTGCGCTGA
- a CDS encoding carboxypeptidase regulatory-like domain-containing protein codes for MANRSLFLGPSSLLLAVALTLGAAAPGGDKNAPPAKYDITGHIADLSADFRAKLTLTGNRKPTRTITAQADGTYAFRSVPPGSYSLRPSHAKFTFSPSFHTVAITNHDVPNVNFTAHLIGKKKAR; via the coding sequence ATGGCCAACCGGAGCTTGTTCCTCGGGCCTTCAAGCCTGCTTCTCGCCGTTGCCCTGACCCTCGGAGCCGCCGCTCCCGGGGGCGACAAGAACGCCCCTCCAGCGAAGTACGACATCACCGGCCACATCGCGGATCTTTCCGCGGATTTCCGGGCGAAACTCACGCTGACGGGAAACCGCAAGCCCACCCGCACCATCACTGCCCAGGCCGATGGCACCTACGCCTTCCGCAGCGTTCCTCCGGGAAGCTACTCGCTTCGTCCCTCCCACGCCAAATTCACTTTCTCGCCCTCCTTCCATACCGTGGCCATCACCAACCACGATGTGCCCAACGTGAACTTCACCGCCCACCTGATCGGCAAGAAAAAGGCGAGATGA
- a CDS encoding response regulator — MPKHILIVDDDPIAIKILTRLLVGRGYLVMAAANGEDLMARLTAFKPDAVLMDVMLPGMDGVQLAERLGQIPATAATPIIFLSALISPDQPQDSPINPRHHYLCKSFEPEVLLELLKRIGV; from the coding sequence TTGCCCAAGCACATCCTGATCGTCGATGACGACCCCATCGCCATCAAGATCCTCACGCGTCTTCTGGTGGGGCGCGGCTACCTGGTGATGGCAGCCGCCAACGGGGAGGATCTGATGGCGAGGCTGACCGCATTCAAGCCCGATGCGGTCCTGATGGACGTGATGCTGCCGGGCATGGATGGGGTCCAGCTCGCGGAGCGGCTCGGCCAGATACCCGCCACGGCCGCCACGCCGATCATCTTCCTGAGCGCCCTGATCTCGCCGGACCAGCCCCAGGATTCGCCGATAAACCCGCGCCACCATTACCTTTGCAAATCATTCGAGCCCGAGGTCCTGCTGGAGCTGCTCAAACGCATCGGCGTGTAG
- a CDS encoding DUF11 domain-containing protein, whose product MRHAVLPSLQAFLRGLVLPVLMLSGTLASAQALTNGDFESPYVAPNIDGWLKTKFLNTGLTGATPYNGTSIVRVAGGNDLTNVVTAPPPPPLPESQVDADLGAAQSLRWPKFGAKCVLINPLSSSAFGNGRNGNSVKQTFTLDSSMIDPALAGGDDRLHIRFAFAPVLQNPVGHGANQQPYFYIGVKDVSKANVSLYDNLNFSNQPGSPWKSVVIGGQAVVYTDWQVKDIALDPAVYLNDIIEIEFLAAGCSPTGHWGKLYVDGCSAVIPGLWVSVVADRTTVPVGGTIRYTYTVRNTGATSQANVIVDAVAPVNTTFFSLQDPGGLLAPGGFPTLDNIGTLAPGASYTFSVDVTVNGGTPAGTEITSGNYYAKADLYGALYGSPVKTYVEGLGTDLAVSMTAGVSLANACNTAFTMTITNSNPGAIASQAQASLPLPANTQLVSATTTLGLVTGANPVVASLGDMAVGGSATFTVTVRPTTTAAVSGTVTVSGNFTDTVPANDTSTASFANPSGGPQVSITTQPVGATIYPGSTHSMSVVAQDGCGGFTYQWYLNGVAVGGATAANYTTPVLPIGTHNYTVRVTEGSGFYVISNVAVVTVRNPIVTVPALTNGTLDPATPSPASVPLGGTTAFTFNANTGYHVASVSGCSGALYTNTSNAVSSYTYTTGAISGDCTVTATFAPNIYQVTATALANGSLDATTPSPASVAYGSTTSFKFNAAPGYHVASISGCGGPLYTNTSNAVGSYTYTTGAISSDCAITASFAINVYQVTASALANGSLDAGTPSPASVAHGSTTNFTFNANAGYHVASISGCSGATYTNTSNSVGTYTYTTGPITGNCGITATFALNLLYSFSPASGAPGTVVYLSGSVLGSAISVSFNGVPATFTQVSPTQLRAVVPAGATTGPIFVTNAAGTMQSTSNFTVPVPAPRILSFSPNAGSTGTVVFINGLNLGGATAVRFNGTAAVFTVVSATQLKATVPAAATTGPISVTTPSGTATTGIVKFKKL is encoded by the coding sequence ATGCGCCATGCCGTCTTGCCCTCGCTTCAGGCCTTCCTTCGCGGGTTGGTGCTTCCTGTCCTGATGCTTTCGGGGACCCTCGCTTCCGCCCAGGCGCTCACCAACGGCGACTTTGAATCCCCGTACGTGGCTCCCAATATCGATGGCTGGCTCAAGACGAAGTTCCTGAATACGGGCCTGACGGGCGCCACGCCATACAACGGCACCAGCATCGTGAGGGTCGCCGGGGGAAACGACTTGACGAACGTCGTGACCGCCCCGCCTCCGCCGCCCCTGCCTGAATCCCAGGTGGACGCGGATCTCGGGGCCGCCCAGTCCCTTCGCTGGCCCAAGTTCGGAGCGAAGTGCGTCCTCATCAATCCCCTGTCATCGAGCGCTTTCGGAAACGGCCGGAACGGCAACTCGGTGAAGCAGACCTTCACCCTGGACAGCAGCATGATCGATCCTGCGCTGGCCGGCGGGGACGACAGGCTCCACATCCGCTTCGCCTTCGCGCCGGTGCTGCAAAACCCCGTCGGGCACGGGGCCAACCAGCAGCCCTACTTCTACATCGGCGTCAAGGATGTCAGCAAGGCCAACGTGAGCCTTTATGACAACCTCAACTTCTCCAACCAGCCCGGAAGCCCCTGGAAGTCCGTGGTGATCGGCGGGCAGGCGGTCGTCTACACGGACTGGCAGGTGAAGGACATCGCCCTGGATCCGGCGGTGTATCTCAACGACATCATCGAGATCGAATTCCTGGCGGCGGGCTGCTCGCCGACCGGCCACTGGGGCAAGCTCTATGTGGACGGCTGCTCCGCGGTGATTCCGGGCCTCTGGGTTTCGGTCGTGGCGGACCGGACCACCGTGCCGGTGGGCGGCACCATCCGGTACACCTACACCGTGCGGAACACCGGCGCCACGTCCCAGGCGAACGTCATCGTCGACGCCGTCGCCCCCGTGAACACCACCTTCTTCTCCCTCCAGGACCCAGGCGGGCTGCTGGCTCCCGGCGGTTTCCCCACCCTGGACAACATCGGCACGCTGGCGCCGGGCGCGAGCTACACGTTCAGCGTGGATGTCACGGTGAATGGCGGGACGCCCGCAGGCACCGAGATCACCAGCGGCAACTATTACGCCAAGGCGGACCTGTACGGGGCGTTGTACGGCTCCCCGGTCAAGACCTACGTCGAAGGCCTTGGAACGGACCTCGCAGTGAGCATGACGGCGGGCGTCTCTCTGGCCAACGCCTGCAACACCGCATTCACCATGACGATCACCAACAGCAATCCTGGGGCCATCGCGAGCCAGGCGCAGGCCAGCCTCCCCCTTCCCGCCAATACGCAGCTCGTGAGCGCCACCACGACCTTGGGCCTCGTGACGGGCGCCAATCCGGTGGTGGCCTCGTTGGGCGACATGGCCGTCGGCGGCAGCGCGACCTTCACGGTCACGGTGCGTCCCACCACCACCGCGGCCGTTTCGGGCACCGTCACCGTGTCCGGCAATTTCACGGATACCGTTCCGGCGAATGACACGTCCACGGCCTCCTTCGCGAATCCCTCGGGCGGACCCCAGGTGAGCATCACCACCCAGCCGGTGGGCGCGACCATCTACCCCGGCTCCACCCATTCCATGAGCGTGGTGGCCCAGGACGGCTGCGGCGGCTTCACCTACCAGTGGTACCTGAACGGCGTGGCCGTCGGCGGCGCCACGGCGGCGAACTACACCACACCGGTGCTCCCGATCGGCACCCACAATTACACGGTCCGCGTCACCGAGGGCTCTGGTTTCTACGTCATCAGCAACGTGGCTGTCGTGACGGTGCGGAACCCCATCGTGACGGTGCCGGCCCTCACCAACGGCACGCTTGACCCGGCCACGCCGTCCCCCGCCTCGGTGCCCCTCGGCGGCACCACTGCGTTCACGTTCAACGCCAACACCGGCTACCACGTGGCCTCCGTTTCCGGATGCAGCGGAGCGCTTTACACCAACACCTCCAATGCAGTGAGTTCGTACACCTACACCACCGGGGCCATCAGCGGCGATTGCACTGTCACGGCCACCTTCGCTCCCAACATCTACCAGGTGACGGCCACGGCCCTCGCCAACGGCAGTTTGGATGCGACCACTCCGTCCCCCGCTTCGGTGGCCTACGGAAGCACCACCAGCTTCAAGTTCAACGCCGCCCCGGGCTACCACGTGGCGTCCATTTCCGGATGCGGCGGGCCGCTCTACACCAACACGTCCAACGCGGTGGGGAGCTACACCTATACCACCGGGGCCATCAGCAGCGACTGCGCCATCACCGCCAGCTTCGCCATCAATGTCTACCAGGTGACCGCCTCGGCCCTCGCCAACGGCAGCCTGGACGCGGGCACGCCGTCACCGGCCTCGGTGGCCCACGGGAGCACGACGAATTTCACGTTCAACGCCAACGCTGGCTACCACGTGGCCTCGATCTCCGGCTGCAGCGGAGCTACCTACACCAACACATCCAATTCGGTCGGCACGTACACCTACACCACCGGCCCCATCACCGGGAACTGCGGCATCACCGCCACCTTCGCGCTCAACCTCCTGTACAGCTTTTCCCCGGCTTCGGGCGCGCCTGGCACCGTGGTCTACCTGTCCGGTTCCGTCCTGGGCAGCGCCATTTCGGTGAGTTTCAACGGCGTCCCCGCCACCTTCACACAGGTTTCGCCGACCCAGCTCCGGGCGGTGGTCCCCGCCGGGGCGACCACGGGCCCCATCTTCGTCACCAACGCTGCCGGAACCATGCAATCCACCTCGAACTTCACGGTTCCGGTGCCAGCGCCGCGCATTCTCTCCTTCTCGCCCAACGCGGGTTCGACCGGCACCGTGGTGTTCATCAATGGGTTGAACCTGGGCGGCGCCACGGCCGTCCGCTTCAATGGCACCGCGGCGGTGTTCACAGTTGTTTCCGCCACCCAGCTCAAGGCCACGGTCCCCGCCGCCGCCACGACCGGGCCGATCTCGGTCACCACGCCCTCGGGCACCGCGACCACGGGAATCGTCAAGTTCAAGAAGCTTTGA
- a CDS encoding 3-oxoacyl-ACP synthase III has product MQFRNVSILGLSHVDAPHRVASADMCARLAPTLERLGMRPDLLESASGIVARRYWDPGTQPSEVAALAAEKAIESAGVDRSRIGIIINTSVCRDYIEPSTACLVHNRLGLPAECLNFDLGNACLAFMSAMEVVGNMIERGQIDYGLIANGESARFVQDATIDRLLGPDTTEEEFRSQFATLTLGSGAAAMVMSRSDLAPDGHRFLGVVNRAATQHSGLCKGQVDEMRTDAKALLFAGLGLATETYAEAKDAFGWDGGNVDEFVLHQVSGTHTAMLCQTLGLDPDKVMAIFPEFGNIGPASVPIVLSKAAESGRIRKGQRVALMGIGSGLNCSMAEVVW; this is encoded by the coding sequence ATGCAATTCAGGAATGTTTCGATCCTCGGCCTCAGCCACGTAGACGCCCCGCATCGCGTGGCCTCCGCCGACATGTGCGCCCGCCTCGCGCCAACGCTCGAGCGCCTGGGCATGCGGCCGGATCTGCTGGAGAGCGCCTCGGGCATCGTGGCCCGCAGGTATTGGGATCCTGGGACGCAGCCCAGCGAAGTGGCGGCCCTGGCCGCGGAGAAGGCCATCGAATCGGCGGGCGTCGACCGTTCCCGCATCGGCATCATCATCAACACCTCGGTCTGCCGCGACTACATCGAACCCTCCACGGCCTGCCTCGTCCATAACCGGCTGGGACTGCCGGCGGAGTGCCTGAACTTCGACCTTGGCAACGCCTGTCTGGCCTTCATGAGCGCCATGGAGGTGGTGGGCAACATGATCGAGCGGGGCCAGATCGACTACGGTCTGATCGCCAACGGCGAGAGCGCGCGCTTCGTGCAGGATGCCACCATCGACCGGCTTCTGGGCCCTGACACCACCGAGGAGGAATTCCGCAGCCAATTCGCCACGCTCACGCTGGGCTCCGGGGCCGCGGCGATGGTGATGTCCCGCTCGGACCTGGCGCCCGATGGCCATCGATTCCTTGGCGTCGTGAACCGCGCCGCCACGCAGCACAGCGGCCTCTGCAAGGGGCAGGTCGACGAGATGCGCACCGATGCCAAGGCATTGCTGTTCGCGGGCCTGGGCCTCGCCACCGAGACCTACGCGGAAGCCAAGGACGCGTTCGGTTGGGATGGCGGCAATGTCGATGAATTCGTGCTGCACCAGGTGAGCGGCACCCATACCGCGATGCTCTGCCAGACCCTTGGACTGGACCCGGACAAGGTCATGGCCATCTTTCCCGAGTTCGGCAACATCGGGCCCGCCTCGGTGCCCATCGTGCTTTCCAAAGCTGCGGAATCCGGCCGGATCCGCAAGGGCCAGCGCGTGGCGCTCATGGGCATCGGATCGGGGCTGAACTGCAGCATGGCCGAGGTCGTCTGGTGA
- a CDS encoding alpha/beta fold hydrolase, whose protein sequence is MVGPFNASLFPFPPHHFDRGAGLRMHYLDEGNGPPVLMVHGNPSWSFHYRNLVLALRGTHRCIVPDHVGMGLSDKPDDQAYTYTLAQRIDDLEALVASLDLREPLTLVVHDWGGMIGFGWAIRHPEQVARLVILNTAAFPLPEGKRLPWQLKLARTPLGALLVRGFNAFAWGAARAGCARHPMPPEISAAYRAPYDSWADRIATLRFVQDIPLHLADPSFALVHHIAGNLEQFKATPALIVWGGKDFVFDEDFLAQWRVHLPAARLRYLADTGHFVLEDASDEVVPLIADFVRSGHS, encoded by the coding sequence ATGGTGGGGCCTTTCAACGCATCGCTCTTTCCCTTTCCGCCGCACCATTTCGATCGCGGCGCAGGACTCCGGATGCACTACCTGGATGAAGGGAACGGCCCGCCGGTGCTCATGGTGCACGGCAACCCATCCTGGTCCTTCCACTATCGGAACCTGGTGCTCGCCCTGCGCGGAACGCACCGCTGCATCGTTCCGGACCACGTGGGCATGGGCTTGTCGGACAAGCCGGACGACCAGGCCTACACCTACACCCTCGCCCAGCGCATCGATGACCTGGAAGCCCTCGTGGCCTCCCTGGATCTGCGAGAACCGCTGACCCTCGTGGTCCATGATTGGGGCGGGATGATCGGCTTCGGGTGGGCGATCCGGCATCCAGAGCAGGTCGCCCGGCTGGTGATCCTCAATACCGCGGCCTTCCCTCTGCCGGAGGGCAAGCGGCTGCCCTGGCAGTTGAAGCTGGCCCGCACGCCTCTGGGCGCGCTGCTGGTGAGGGGTTTCAACGCCTTCGCATGGGGCGCCGCGCGCGCAGGCTGCGCCCGGCACCCCATGCCGCCGGAGATTTCGGCCGCCTACCGGGCGCCCTACGATTCCTGGGCGGACCGGATCGCCACCTTGCGCTTCGTCCAGGACATCCCGCTGCACCTAGCCGATCCATCTTTCGCCCTGGTGCACCACATCGCCGGGAATCTGGAGCAATTCAAGGCCACGCCCGCGCTGATTGTTTGGGGGGGCAAGGATTTCGTGTTCGACGAGGATTTCCTGGCCCAGTGGCGGGTGCATCTGCCCGCAGCCAGGCTGCGCTACCTGGCTGACACCGGGCACTTCGTGCTGGAGGACGCCTCCGACGAGGTGGTCCCGCTGATTGCCGATTTCGTGCGATCGGGCCATTCTTGA